The Candidatus Sulfotelmatobacter sp. genome includes the window GAGTACGAGCTGGAAGTGATGCGCGACTCGCGCGACAACGTGGTGGTGATCTGTTCGATCGAGAACTTCGATCCGATGGGGGTTCACACCGGCGATTCGCTCACCGTGGCGCCGGCCCAGACCCTGACCGACCGCGAGTACCAGCGCATGCGCGACGCCGCGGCCGCGATCATGCGGCGCGTGAGCGTGGACACCGGCGGATCGAACGTTCAGTTCGCGGTCAATCCCGAGAACGGCCGGCTGATCGTGATCGAGATGAACCCGCGCGTGTCGCGATCGTCGGCCCTGGCCAGCAAGGCCACCGGCTTTCCGATCGCCAAGATCGCGGCGCGGCTCGCGGTCGGCTACACGCTCGACGAGATCGCCAACGACATCACCCGCAAGACGCCGGCGGCGTTCGAGCCAACGCTCGACTACGTGGTCACCAAGATCCCCAAGTTCGCGTTCGAGAAGTTCCCGGGCGCCGACACCACGCTCGGCACGCAGATGAAGTCGGTGGGTGAGGTGATGGCGATCGGACGCACCTTCAAGGAATCGCTGTTCAAGGCGCTGCGCTCGCTGGAGGCCATGCGGCCGTTCCGGCCCGGCGACATGAGCCGTGAGTCGCTTGAGCGCCTGCTGCGCACGCCCAACGAGAACCGGTTGCACCTCGTGGTCCACGCGTTCGAGCAGGGCTGGAGCGTGGAAGAGTTGAACACGCTCACCGCGATCGACCCGTGGTTCCTGGATCAGGTGCAGCAGTTCGCCGACCTGGCGCACAAGCTGCGCGGGCAGTCGCTCGAACAGATGAGCGACGCGGAACTGCGCCGCGCCAAGCAGTACGGCTTCTCGGATCGCCGGCTCGCCTATCTCACCGCCAGCGACGAGACCCAGGTTCGCGAGAGGCGCCACGCCGCCGGCATTCGCCCGGTGTTCAAGCGGGTCGACACCTGCGCCGCCGAGTTCGAGTCGTTCACGCCCTACCTCTATTCGAGCTACGACCAGGAGGACGAGAGCGATCCGGGCGACACGCGCAAGGTGGTGATCCTCGGCAGCGGGCCCAATCGCATCGGGCAGGGGATCGAGTTCGACTACTGCTGCTGCCACGCCTCGTTCGCGCTGCGCGACGCCGGCGTACAGAGCGTGATGGTCAACTGCAATCCCGAGACCGTCTCCACCGACTACGACACCAGCGATCGCCTCTACTTCGAGCCGCTGACGTTGGAAGACGTGCTCGAGATCGTCGCGAAGGAGCGGCCCGCCGGCGTGATCGTTCAGTTCGGCGGGCAGACCCCGCTCAATCTCACCATGCCGCTCCATCGCGCCGGCGTGCCGATCCTCGGTACGCCGCCCGACTCGGTGGATCTGGCCGAGGATCGCGAGCGCTTCGCCACCTTCCTCGATCGCCACCAGATCGCGCACCCCGAGCATGCCATCGCGCGCTCGCTCCCCGAGGCCGAAGCCGCGGCCAAGTCGCTCGGTTTCCCGCTGCTGGTACGACCCTCGTTCGTGCTCGGCGGTCGCGGCATGGCGGTGGTCTACGACGCTGCCGAGCTGCGCCACTACATGACCGAGGCGCTGGAGCGGGCACCCAGGGGCGCCATCCTGATCGACCGCTTCCTCGAGAACGCGATCGAGGTGGACGTGGATGCACTGGCCGATGGCAAGGAGTGCGTGATCGCCGGCATCATGCAGCACATCGAGGAGGCCGGTGTACACAGCGGCGACTCGAGCTGCGTGCTGCCGGCCTATTCGATCGACGGCGCGCTTCTCGCCCAGATCAAGGACGTGACGCGCACCATGGCGAAGGCGCTGGGCGTGGTCGGCCTGATGAACGTCCAATTCGCGATCGCCGACGGCAAGCTCTATGTGCTCGAGGTGAATCCGCGTGCGTCACGCACGGTGCCCTACGTGGCCAAAGCCACCGGCGTGCCGCTGGCGCGCATCGCCACTCGGCTGATGCTCGGCTCGACGCTGCGCGAGATGGGCATCGAGCGCGACCTCAGCGTCGGCCGCTTTCACGTGAAGGCTCCGGTGTTCCCATTCATCAAGTTCCCGGGTGTCGATCCCAAGCTCTCGCCCGAGATGAAATCCACCGGCGAGGTGATGGGCAGCGCGCTCGATCTGGGCACGGCGTTCTACAAGGCGCAGCTCTCGGCCGGCACGCGGCTGCCGGTCAGCGGCACCGCGTTCGTGAGCGTCAACGAGCGTGACCGCCAGGCGGTGGTGCCGACGGTCAAGCGATTGATCGCGCTGGGATTTCAGGTCGCCGGCACGCGCGGCACCGCCGCCGCCATGCGCGAGGCCGGGCTCGAGATCGAGACGGTCCTCAAGGTGAGCGAGGGCCGGCCCAACATCGTGGACGCCATCAAGAGCGGTGAGATCCAGCTGGTGATCAACACGCCGCTCGGCGGCGCGGCGTTTCGCGACGGCTGGGCGATCCGCACCGCCGCGGTGCAGCACAACGTGCCCTGCATCACCACCCTGCCGGGCGCCGCTGCGGCCGCCGCCGCGATCGAAGCGCGCATGGCCAATCATGCGCTCGACGTCGCGAGTCTTCAGGAGATGCACGCCGAGAAGCAGCCGGCGTAGCGGCCACCGCGCCGGATTCGAGGCCGCGGAAGGAGAGAATATGTCCGAGCATCGCGCCACGATCCGCTGGCAGCAGGCATCCGGGTCCGAGTTCCTGAAGGGCCGCTACTCCCGCGAGCACACCTGGAGCTTCGACGGTGGCGTCACCGTGCCGGCGTCGTCGTCGCCGGCGGCGGTGCGCCCGCCGTTCTCGAATCCCGCCAACGTCGATCCCGAGGAAGCGTTCGTGGCCGCGATCTCGAGCTGCCACATGCTCACGTTCGTGTGGCTCGCGTACCGCGCCGGCCTCGACGTCGTGGCCTACGAGGACGAGGCGGTCGGCCAGATGACGCCGAACGAGCACAAGGTGCCGTGGGTGAGCGCGGTGACGCTGAACCCGAAGATCACCTGGGGCACGACCGGCCCGCCCGACGCCGCGAGCCTCGAGCGGCTGCACCATGAGGCCCACGAGCAGTGCTTCATCGCGCAATCGGTGAAGACCGCGATCAACGTGGCGGGGGTCGCGGCGATTCACCAGGACGGACCTGGCGAATCGCGGTGACTCGATGTTCGCGCGGGGTCGTTCTCTGGCCAGGCTCCCGGGTTACCTCCTCGGGCGCTTGAAATACGCGTCCCACTCCGCCAGCGCCGGCTTCGCGGCCAGCGACACGTCCACCAGCCCGAGATAAGCGAACGGCGCCACCGACGGCGGGAACGAGGTGAGGTCCAGATCGGTGAACGTGATCTGGAACCACGCCAGGACGCCTGCGTCCTGGAGCATCTGCCCCTCGCGGACGATGTAGCGCCGCTGCATGTCGGGTGAAGTCACGGTGCTGCTCACGGTGGTGGACGACCAGCCGCCCTCGATCTTGAGCAGCGGGATCGGCGCGCCCAGGGTGAGTCGCGTGTAGTAGTCGCTCGGCAGGCTGTCGGGATCGGCGAAGCCGGCGAGATAGGGATACGACGAGAGCCCGAGCGCATCCTCGAACGCGAAGTCGGTTCGATCCTGGACGATGCCGGCGAAGCTCGAGTCGGGCACCAGCCGG containing:
- the carB gene encoding carbamoyl-phosphate synthase large subunit; translation: MPRRDDLKRILVIGSGPIVIGQACEFDYSGTQATKALRADGYEVVLVNSNPATIMTDPELADRTYIEPLVPEVLESIIAREKPDAILPTVGGQTALNLALALQRQGVLEKHGVEVIGASVEAIRIAEARDEFKRAMIEIGLEVPLSKLVNEVEPGLAFAEELGFPVVLRPSFTLGGAGGGIAWNAEECETILRRGLDLSPTGEVLVEESLLGWKEYELEVMRDSRDNVVVICSIENFDPMGVHTGDSLTVAPAQTLTDREYQRMRDAAAAIMRRVSVDTGGSNVQFAVNPENGRLIVIEMNPRVSRSSALASKATGFPIAKIAARLAVGYTLDEIANDITRKTPAAFEPTLDYVVTKIPKFAFEKFPGADTTLGTQMKSVGEVMAIGRTFKESLFKALRSLEAMRPFRPGDMSRESLERLLRTPNENRLHLVVHAFEQGWSVEELNTLTAIDPWFLDQVQQFADLAHKLRGQSLEQMSDAELRRAKQYGFSDRRLAYLTASDETQVRERRHAAGIRPVFKRVDTCAAEFESFTPYLYSSYDQEDESDPGDTRKVVILGSGPNRIGQGIEFDYCCCHASFALRDAGVQSVMVNCNPETVSTDYDTSDRLYFEPLTLEDVLEIVAKERPAGVIVQFGGQTPLNLTMPLHRAGVPILGTPPDSVDLAEDRERFATFLDRHQIAHPEHAIARSLPEAEAAAKSLGFPLLVRPSFVLGGRGMAVVYDAAELRHYMTEALERAPRGAILIDRFLENAIEVDVDALADGKECVIAGIMQHIEEAGVHSGDSSCVLPAYSIDGALLAQIKDVTRTMAKALGVVGLMNVQFAIADGKLYVLEVNPRASRTVPYVAKATGVPLARIATRLMLGSTLREMGIERDLSVGRFHVKAPVFPFIKFPGVDPKLSPEMKSTGEVMGSALDLGTAFYKAQLSAGTRLPVSGTAFVSVNERDRQAVVPTVKRLIALGFQVAGTRGTAAAMREAGLEIETVLKVSEGRPNIVDAIKSGEIQLVINTPLGGAAFRDGWAIRTAAVQHNVPCITTLPGAAAAAAAIEARMANHALDVASLQEMHAEKQPA
- a CDS encoding OsmC family protein, yielding MSEHRATIRWQQASGSEFLKGRYSREHTWSFDGGVTVPASSSPAAVRPPFSNPANVDPEEAFVAAISSCHMLTFVWLAYRAGLDVVAYEDEAVGQMTPNEHKVPWVSAVTLNPKITWGTTGPPDAASLERLHHEAHEQCFIAQSVKTAINVAGVAAIHQDGPGESR